The Neovison vison isolate M4711 chromosome 5, ASM_NN_V1, whole genome shotgun sequence genome includes a region encoding these proteins:
- the HASPIN gene encoding serine/threonine-protein kinase haspin produces the protein MAASRQRLGNRLFRTYGAVGGGRPRRRPDRAVAQWFPPQDRKRFFSSSGSSSDASSGGPSGSIASDDPDDPDFLDVPVSQRRRRPGGQASKDWPSLIVTPRRLRLRARPPQKCSTPCGPLGPPPFPKGNPGRLSPFLNTCDQPEDGGELGTSASLFNSLASPGPGPSASLDAASEVPSGYHLPAASPDPTSLHGFQEAATGGSRFTRLAHQAHASLRSALFSLMDSGNPEDSEFGANGRNMRESCCEREWAGKRLERPGLSSIGKKRATDQDSCQEIGSQGAAQMDEEADGCKGCIVPGEINRFERTGPRRKRKLQETVETSLLHYHQFKKSQKIEKDSFLTQDLTHLQNDCSWTKARASFSFHKKKMVTAVSEVCSSHTIASSLSESLISEYSNPPIMNRTNSALSPWHCSSMYLLTPLKTLHVTDKKASDAEKVYGECNQEGPIPFSHCLSTEKLECCQKIGEGVFGEVFQTVANHTPVALKIIAIEGPDLVNGAHQKTFEEILPEIIISKELSLLSDEVCNRTEGFIGLNSVHCVQGSYPPSLLRAWDHYNSTKGSANDRPDFFEEDQLFVVLEFEFGGTDLEQMRTKLSSMATAKSILHQITASLAVAEASLHFEHRDLHWGNVLLKKTSLKELHYTLNGKTSSIPTRGVQVNIIDYTLSRLERDGIVVFCDISMDEDLFTGEGDYQFEIYRLMRKENNNCWGDYHPYNNVLWLHYLTDKILKQMTFKIKCNTPAMKQMKRKIQHFYRTMLNFSSATDLLCQHSLFK, from the coding sequence ATGGCGGCGTCACGCCAGCGACTCGGGAATCGCCTCTTCCGAACGTATGGGGCTGTGGGCGGCGGGAGGCCGCGGCGGCGGCCGGACCGGGCAGTCGCGCAGTGGTTCCCGCCGCAAGACCGGAAGCGTTTTTTCAGCAGCAGCGGTAGTAGCAGCGACGCTAGCAGCGGCGGCCCCTCGGGGTCTATCGCTTCCGACGATCCCGACGACCCTGACTTCCTCGACGTTCCGGTAAGTCAGCGGCGGAGGCGCCCTGGCGGCCAAGCCTCCAAGGACTGGCCGAGTCTGATCGTGACTCCACGACGCCTGAGGCTGCGAGCTCGGCCTCCGCAGAAGTGCAGCACCCCCTGTGGTCCGCTTGGACCGCCGCCCTTTCCTAAGGGCAACCCAGGCCGCCTCAGCCCGTTCCTCAATACGTGCGACCAGCCCGAGGACGGCGGCGAGCTGGGCACCAGTGCCTCCCTGTTCAACAGTCTGGCCTCTCCCGGCCCTGGCCCCTCCGCCTCTCTGGATGCGGCCTCCGAAGTCCCGAGCGGCTACCATCTCCCAGCAGCCTCCCCGGACCCAACATCCCTCCATGGCTTCCAGGAGGCAGCAACGGGAGGAAGCAGGTTCACCAGACTGGCCCACCAAGCCCATGCCAGCCTCAGGTCAGCTCTCTTTAGTCTTATGGACTCTGGAAACCCTGAAGATTCTGAGTTTGGGGCAAATGGGAGGAATATGAGGGAGTCTTGCTGTGAAAGGGAATGGGCTGGGAAGAGGTTGGAGAGGCCAGGTTTATCAAGCATCGGTAAGAAGAGGGCCACAGACCAGGACTCGTGTCAAGAGATTGGGTCTCAAGGGGCTGCCCAGATGGACGAGGAGGCAGATGGTTGCAAGGGCTGTATTGTACCTGGGGAAATCAACAGGTTTGAGAGAACTGGGCCGAGGCGAAAAAGGAAACTTCAGGAAACAGTAGAAACCTCCCTTCTCCATTATCACCAATTTAAGAAGagccaaaagatagaaaaagactCATTCCTCACCCAGGACCTGACTCATTTACAGAACGACTGCTCTTGGACCAAAGCCAGGGCTTCCTTCAGTTTCCACAAGAAGAAGATGGTGACTGCTGTGTCAGAAGTATGCAGCAGCCACACCATTGCCAGTTCTCTCTCTGAGTCCCTCATATCCGAATATTCAAACCCTCCTATTATGAACAGAACAAATAGTGCTCTGTCTCCTTGGCACTGCTCTTCCATGTATTTGCTAACCCCCTTAAAGACATTACATGTCACAGACAAAAAGGCATCTGATGCTGAGAAAGTTTATGGGGAATGCAATCAGGAAGGTCCTATCCCTTTTAGTCATTGCCTTTCCACAGAAAAATTGGAGTGCTGTCAGAAGATTGGGGAAGGAGTGTTTGGAGAAGTGTTTCAAACAGTGGCTAATCACACACCTGTTGCCCTAAAAATCATTGCTATTGAAGGACCAGATTTAGTCAATGGAGCCCATCAAAAAACTTTTGAGGAAATTCTGCCAGAGATAATCATCTCCAAAGAGTTGAGCCTCTTGTCTGATGAGGTATGCAACCGTACGGAAGGCTTTATTGGTTTGAACTCAGTGCACTGTGTTCAAGGATCTTACCCTCCCTCGCTTCTCCGAGCCTGGGACCATTATAACTCAACTAAAGGGTCTGCAAATGACCGGCCTGACTTTTTTGAGGAAGACCAGCTCTTCGTTGTACTGGAATTTGAGTTTGGAGGGACTGACTTAGAGCAAATGAGAACGAAGTTGTCCTCCATGGCTACTGCAAAGAGCATCCTACACCAGATCACGGCATCCCTCGCGGTGGCAGAGGCATCACTGCACTTTGAGCACCGAGACTTACACTGGGGGAACGTGCTCTTAAAGAAAACCAGCCTCAAAGAGCTCCACTACACCCTTAATGGGAAGACAAGCAGTATCCCCACCCGTGGAGTGCAAGTCAATATCATTGACTACACACTGTCACGGTTGGAGCGGGATGGGATTGTGGTGTTCTGTGACATTTCAATGGATGAGGACCTATTTACAGGTGAAGGTGACTACCAGTTTGAGATCTATAGGCTAATGAGGAAGGAGAACAACAACTGCTGGGGTGACTATCACCCTTACAATAATGTGCTCTGGCTCCATTACCTAACAGATAAGATTCTGAAACAGATGACCTTCAAGATTAAATGTAACACCCCTGCCATGaaacaaatgaagagaaagatCCAGCATTTTTATAGGACAATGCTGAActtcagctctgccactgacttGCTTTGCCAGCACAGTCTATTTAAATAA